In a genomic window of Nocardiopsis mwathae:
- a CDS encoding geranylgeranyl reductase family protein, giving the protein MSETAATPLSVRGHPAIEADVIVVGAGPAGSTTAYHLAQAGLDVLLLEKTSFPREKVCGDGLTPRAVKQLAAMGISFDDKGWIRNRGLRIIGGGVRLELPWPELAEYPSFGLVRTRYDFDRILADQAVAAGARLCENTTVTGPLLDERTGRVAGVRAKGPDREPLTYRAPLVIAADGNSSRLAVSMGVRKRDDRPMGVAVRTYFTSHRHDDDYLESWLELWDSSGGKDVLLPGYGWIFGVGDGTSNVGLGILDSSAGFRDIDYRKLLRRWTASMPEEWGFTEERQCGPIRGAALPMGFNRTPHYARGLMLVGDAGGMVNPFNGEGIAYAMEAGHIAADVVVQALSRPTVQTRERTLHRYPQILSDTYGGYYTLGRYFVKMIGNPDFMRLATKHGLPQRTLMKFMLKMLANLTEPSRGDAMDRVINGISKMAPAA; this is encoded by the coding sequence GTGAGCGAGACAGCAGCCACCCCACTGTCCGTCCGGGGCCACCCCGCGATCGAGGCCGACGTGATCGTCGTCGGCGCCGGACCCGCCGGCTCCACGACGGCTTACCACCTGGCCCAGGCCGGGCTCGACGTCCTCCTGTTGGAGAAGACCTCCTTCCCGCGTGAGAAGGTCTGCGGCGACGGACTGACCCCGCGCGCCGTCAAGCAGCTGGCAGCCATGGGTATCTCCTTCGACGACAAGGGGTGGATCCGCAATCGCGGCCTGCGCATCATCGGTGGCGGCGTCCGGCTCGAACTCCCCTGGCCGGAGCTCGCGGAGTACCCCTCCTTCGGCCTGGTCCGCACCCGCTACGACTTCGACCGCATCCTCGCCGACCAGGCGGTCGCGGCCGGCGCGCGGCTGTGCGAGAACACCACCGTCACCGGACCGCTTCTCGACGAGCGCACCGGCCGCGTCGCCGGCGTCCGCGCCAAGGGCCCCGACCGCGAGCCGCTCACCTACCGCGCGCCGCTCGTCATCGCCGCCGACGGCAACTCCTCGCGGCTCGCCGTGTCCATGGGCGTCCGCAAGCGCGACGACCGCCCCATGGGTGTGGCCGTGCGCACCTACTTCACCAGCCACCGCCACGACGACGACTACCTGGAGTCCTGGCTGGAGCTGTGGGACTCAAGCGGCGGCAAGGACGTACTACTCCCGGGCTACGGCTGGATCTTCGGCGTCGGAGACGGCACCAGCAACGTCGGCCTGGGCATCCTCGACTCCTCGGCCGGGTTCCGCGACATCGACTACCGCAAGCTGCTGCGCCGCTGGACCGCGAGCATGCCCGAGGAGTGGGGCTTCACCGAGGAACGGCAGTGCGGTCCCATCCGCGGCGCCGCCCTGCCCATGGGGTTCAACCGCACCCCCCACTACGCGCGCGGGCTGATGCTCGTCGGCGACGCCGGGGGCATGGTCAACCCCTTCAACGGCGAGGGCATCGCCTACGCCATGGAGGCCGGACACATCGCCGCCGACGTCGTGGTGCAGGCGCTCAGCCGCCCCACCGTCCAGACGCGCGAACGCACCCTGCACCGCTACCCGCAGATCCTCTCCGACACCTACGGCGGCTACTACACGCTCGGCCGCTACTTCGTGAAGATGATCGGCAATCCGGACTTCATGCGGCTGGCGACCAAGCACGGCCTCCCCCAGCGCACCCTCATGAAATTCATGCTGAAGATGCTGGCCAATCTCACCGAGCCCAGCCGGGGGGACGCGATGGACCGCGTGATCAACGGGATATCCAAGATGGCGCCCGCGGCGTAG
- a CDS encoding NADH-quinone oxidoreductase subunit A yields the protein MELYTPVFVLGAIGAAFVVVSMVVGAVVGPKRYNRAKLQAYECGIEPTPQPAGGGRFTVKYYLTAMLFIVFDIEIIFLIPWAVHFDALGVFGVIAVLLFLVNVSIAYAYEWKRGGLEWE from the coding sequence ATGGAGCTGTACACACCCGTATTCGTTCTCGGTGCGATCGGCGCCGCGTTCGTCGTGGTCTCGATGGTCGTCGGCGCCGTCGTCGGGCCGAAGCGGTACAACCGCGCCAAGCTGCAGGCCTACGAGTGCGGCATCGAGCCCACGCCGCAGCCGGCCGGCGGCGGCCGCTTCACCGTGAAGTACTACTTGACGGCGATGCTCTTCATCGTCTTCGACATCGAGATCATCTTCCTCATCCCCTGGGCGGTCCACTTCGACGCCCTCGGTGTCTTCGGTGTCATCGCGGTCCTGCTCTTCCTGGTCAACGTGTCGATCGCCTATGCCTACGAGTGGAAGCGCGGAGGCCTGGAATGGGAGTGA
- a CDS encoding DUF397 domain-containing protein, translating into MDQALAADGASTRAWPRAVRRSTSPAWHERVTELESKARSIAMAAPMLVPGLLQVPDYARHIFKQGRPGESAEVIEGLVRVRTERLTELTRDDPPILSIVAYESAIRRPVGGPAVHQAQVRHLVDLAEGGPITIGIISDGSRCAALSSGSFRFLELRDQGTVLRVDHSAGSPVIDAEVEVRRHEALFRSALVGADTPEKSVEMLRTMIEGDREKSSYSGAQFECVEVRGALNNVDVRDSKDPSLGHLAFTGNEWCAVLTDVKAGRL; encoded by the coding sequence GTGGACCAGGCCCTCGCCGCGGATGGGGCCAGCACGAGGGCCTGGCCACGTGCCGTACGCCGATCGACCAGCCCCGCCTGGCACGAACGCGTAACGGAGCTTGAATCGAAGGCACGGTCCATTGCGATGGCGGCCCCCATGCTCGTACCTGGGCTGCTCCAGGTGCCTGACTACGCGCGTCACATCTTCAAGCAGGGGCGCCCCGGGGAATCGGCAGAAGTGATCGAAGGCCTCGTGCGCGTCCGTACAGAGCGACTGACCGAGCTGACCAGGGATGATCCCCCGATCCTGTCGATAGTTGCCTACGAGTCGGCTATTCGTCGGCCAGTGGGAGGTCCGGCAGTACACCAAGCACAGGTCCGACATCTCGTGGACCTGGCCGAGGGTGGGCCGATTACGATCGGCATCATTTCGGACGGGTCGCGGTGTGCAGCGCTCTCCAGCGGGTCGTTCCGGTTCCTAGAGCTCCGCGATCAGGGCACCGTGCTTCGGGTGGATCACAGTGCCGGGTCCCCCGTGATCGACGCCGAGGTGGAGGTCCGACGCCATGAGGCCTTGTTTCGTTCCGCCCTTGTGGGGGCGGACACCCCCGAGAAGTCAGTGGAGATGCTGAGAACGATGATCGAGGGCGACCGGGAGAAGTCCTCCTACTCGGGAGCACAGTTTGAGTGCGTCGAGGTCAGGGGAGCCTTGAACAACGTGGATGTCCGCGACTCCAAGGACCCTTCCCTCGGGCACCTCGCCTTCACCGGCAACGAGTGGTGTGCCGTCCTCACCGACGTCAAGGCCGGCCGACTCTGA
- a CDS encoding delta-60 repeat domain-containing protein, producing the protein MLTAALSTLTLLASALTAGPADAAPAATPHTRVVGERPVSWTPHVLDGSVKTIAQVGDVVVVGGDFTRVTDPRRQRTHTRENIFAFDYGTGRIRPDFAPRVKGTVRSLAAGPGDTVYVGGSFTGIDGDGRRGVARLSVFTGRPVDGFSASLGNGSVYRLASYDDELYIGGTFHSVNGVSRAALALLDAYTGEVDTGFDMRLSNSRRGSLRVQELALSPGGTRLVVGGTFTRVLGQRRYQVAMVDTGVEPARLSRWSTEAYSAPCDYNRIHTYIRQIDFAPDGSYFVIVTAGGPYLKPGLCKTAARWETGDIPNARYTWVNHTGGDSLYSVAATGPAVYVGGHQRWMDNPRGHLNAGPGAVHREGVAALDPRTGASLPWNPGRQRGHGAEALTATPTGLFIGSDTERLAGYKRDRIGMFPLR; encoded by the coding sequence ATGCTGACCGCGGCGCTGAGCACGCTCACCCTCCTCGCCTCGGCGCTGACCGCGGGGCCCGCCGACGCCGCCCCCGCGGCGACCCCGCACACGCGGGTCGTCGGCGAACGGCCCGTGTCCTGGACGCCGCACGTCCTGGACGGCAGCGTCAAGACGATCGCGCAGGTCGGCGACGTGGTCGTCGTGGGCGGCGACTTCACCAGGGTCACCGACCCGCGACGGCAGCGGACCCACACCCGCGAGAACATCTTCGCGTTCGACTACGGAACCGGACGGATTCGCCCCGACTTCGCCCCGCGGGTCAAGGGGACGGTCCGCTCCCTGGCGGCCGGTCCCGGCGACACCGTCTACGTCGGCGGATCCTTCACCGGGATCGACGGCGACGGCCGCCGCGGGGTGGCCCGCCTGTCCGTCTTCACCGGACGGCCGGTCGACGGGTTCAGCGCGAGCCTGGGCAACGGCTCGGTCTACCGGCTGGCCTCCTACGACGACGAGCTCTACATCGGCGGCACCTTCCACTCCGTCAACGGCGTCTCCCGCGCCGCCCTGGCCCTGCTCGACGCCTACACGGGGGAGGTCGACACCGGCTTCGACATGCGGCTGAGCAACTCCCGCCGCGGGTCGCTGCGCGTCCAGGAGCTGGCCCTCAGCCCGGGCGGCACCCGACTGGTGGTCGGCGGCACCTTCACCCGGGTGCTCGGGCAGCGGCGCTACCAGGTCGCCATGGTCGACACCGGCGTCGAGCCGGCCCGGCTCAGCCGCTGGTCCACGGAGGCCTACAGCGCACCGTGCGACTACAACCGGATCCACACCTACATCCGCCAGATCGACTTCGCCCCGGACGGCTCCTACTTCGTGATCGTCACGGCCGGCGGCCCGTACCTGAAACCGGGGCTGTGCAAGACCGCGGCCCGCTGGGAGACGGGCGACATCCCCAACGCCCGGTACACCTGGGTCAACCACACGGGCGGCGACTCCCTCTACTCGGTCGCCGCGACCGGCCCCGCCGTCTACGTGGGCGGCCACCAGCGGTGGATGGACAACCCCCGCGGCCACCTCAACGCCGGCCCGGGCGCCGTCCACCGCGAGGGCGTCGCCGCCCTCGACCCCAGAACCGGCGCGTCCCTCCCCTGGAACCCCGGCCGCCAACGCGGCCACGGAGCCGAGGCCCTGACCGCCACCCCCACCGGCCTCTTCATCGGCAGCGACACCGAACGCCTCGCCGGCTACAAACGCGACCGCATCGGCATGTTCCCCCTCCGCTGA
- the nuoE gene encoding NADH-quinone oxidoreductase subunit NuoE, which yields MSTTTGGFTEEVRARLEVDAKEIIAKYPRERSALLPLLHLVQAEEGYVSMAGIAFCADRLGLTKAEVTAVVTFYTMYRRRPGGDYNVGVCTNTLCAVMGGDEIFAALKEHLDLGNGETTEDGSVTLEHVECNAACDFAPVVMVNWEFFDNQTPESARRLVDDLRLGRDVAPTRGPDTLCTWKQASRVLAGFSDGRAGEGTQAGEPSLEGLRLARERGWSAPDPAALPHRPAETGEGEAK from the coding sequence GTGAGCACGACGACCGGCGGATTCACCGAAGAGGTACGGGCCCGGCTGGAGGTCGACGCCAAGGAGATCATCGCGAAGTACCCCCGGGAGCGCTCCGCCCTGCTGCCGCTGCTGCACCTCGTGCAGGCGGAGGAGGGCTACGTGAGCATGGCCGGGATCGCGTTCTGCGCCGACCGGCTCGGCCTGACCAAGGCCGAGGTCACCGCGGTGGTCACCTTCTACACCATGTACCGGAGGCGGCCCGGCGGCGACTACAACGTCGGCGTCTGCACCAACACCCTGTGCGCGGTCATGGGCGGCGACGAGATCTTCGCCGCGCTCAAGGAGCACCTCGACCTCGGCAACGGCGAGACCACCGAGGACGGCTCGGTCACCCTCGAACACGTCGAGTGCAACGCGGCCTGCGACTTCGCCCCCGTCGTGATGGTCAACTGGGAGTTCTTCGACAACCAGACCCCCGAGTCGGCCCGCCGCCTCGTCGACGACCTGCGGCTCGGCAGGGACGTCGCCCCCACCCGCGGCCCCGACACTCTGTGCACCTGGAAGCAGGCCTCCCGGGTGCTCGCCGGCTTCTCCGACGGGCGCGCCGGCGAGGGCACCCAGGCCGGCGAGCCCTCCCTGGAAGGCCTGCGCCTGGCCCGCGAACGCGGCTGGAGCGCGCCCGACCCCGCGGCCCTCCCGCACCGCCCCGCCGAGACCGGAGAGGGGGAGGCGAAGTGA
- a CDS encoding NADH-quinone oxidoreductase subunit C has protein sequence MTDDATAAPGGDDGEENLPAKAGEDRLASPIARRGMFGTRTTGDTSGYGGLLVRRPAVPDAVRPYTDPDDPRTADFDTVADALESALADAPVSYADAVERVAVDHGEITFQVRREALPEVMRRLRDDPRLRFELCLGVSGVHYPEDTGRELHAVYQMRSITHNTEIRVETTCPDADPHIPSIVATYPTNDWHEREAWDFFGIVFDGHPALTRIQMPDDWHGHPQRKDYPLGGIPVEYRGAKIPPPEQRRSYS, from the coding sequence ATGACGGACGACGCGACCGCCGCTCCCGGAGGCGACGACGGCGAGGAGAACCTGCCCGCCAAGGCCGGGGAGGACCGCCTCGCCTCGCCCATCGCCCGCCGGGGCATGTTCGGCACCCGCACCACCGGAGACACCTCCGGCTACGGCGGACTGCTGGTGCGCCGACCGGCCGTCCCCGACGCCGTGCGGCCCTACACCGACCCGGACGACCCGCGCACCGCCGACTTCGACACGGTCGCCGACGCCCTGGAGAGCGCCCTCGCCGACGCCCCCGTCTCCTACGCCGATGCGGTGGAGCGGGTCGCCGTCGACCACGGCGAGATCACCTTCCAGGTGCGCCGCGAAGCGCTGCCCGAGGTGATGCGGAGACTGCGCGACGACCCGCGGCTCCGCTTCGAGCTGTGCCTGGGTGTCAGCGGCGTGCACTACCCCGAGGACACCGGCCGCGAGCTGCACGCCGTCTACCAAATGCGTTCGATCACCCACAACACCGAGATCCGCGTCGAGACCACCTGCCCCGACGCCGACCCGCACATCCCCTCGATCGTGGCCACCTACCCGACCAACGACTGGCACGAGCGCGAGGCGTGGGACTTCTTCGGGATCGTCTTCGACGGCCACCCCGCGCTGACCCGCATCCAGATGCCCGACGACTGGCACGGCCACCCGCAGCGCAAGGATTACCCGCTCGGCGGGATCCCGGTGGAGTACCGCGGCGCCAAGATCCCCCCGCCCGAGCAGCGGAGGTCCTACTCATGA
- a CDS encoding demethylmenaquinone methyltransferase has product MTRAELDKQPSDVATMFDGIASRYDLVNDVISLGQDRVWRRAVVKAVEAYSGELVLDLAAGTGTSAESFVSKGARVIACDFSQGMLRVGAERRGGASRGGVTFVAGDALRLPFADETFDAVTISFGLRNVNDVDQALSELRRVTKVGGRMVICEFSHIPVELVDRFYSTYLMAALPKIAKCFTSNAEAYEYLSESIMHWPDQAAMAARLQRAGWSRVAWRNLTMGVVALHRGVRES; this is encoded by the coding sequence ATGACCCGCGCCGAACTCGACAAGCAGCCGTCCGACGTCGCCACGATGTTCGACGGCATCGCCAGCCGCTACGACCTGGTGAACGACGTCATCTCGCTCGGACAGGACCGCGTCTGGCGGCGCGCCGTGGTGAAGGCGGTCGAGGCCTACAGCGGTGAGCTCGTCCTCGACCTGGCCGCCGGGACCGGGACCTCCGCCGAGTCGTTCGTGTCGAAGGGGGCGCGGGTCATCGCCTGCGACTTCTCCCAGGGCATGCTGCGGGTCGGCGCCGAGCGCCGGGGCGGGGCCTCGCGCGGCGGGGTGACCTTCGTGGCCGGGGACGCGCTGCGGCTCCCGTTCGCCGACGAGACCTTCGATGCCGTGACGATCTCCTTCGGGCTGCGCAACGTCAACGACGTCGACCAGGCGCTGAGCGAGCTGCGCCGGGTCACCAAGGTCGGCGGCCGAATGGTCATCTGCGAATTCAGCCATATCCCGGTCGAATTGGTCGACCGGTTCTATTCCACCTATCTCATGGCCGCGCTGCCGAAGATCGCCAAGTGCTTCACCTCGAACGCCGAGGCCTACGAGTACCTCTCCGAGTCGATCATGCACTGGCCGGACCAGGCCGCGATGGCCGCGCGGCTGCAGCGCGCCGGGTGGTCCCGGGTGGCGTGGCGCAACCTCACCATGGGCGTCGTCGCACTTCACCGCGGGGTGCGCGAGTCCTGA
- a CDS encoding NuoB/complex I 20 kDa subunit family protein, which yields MGLEEKLPSGVMLTTVEQVAGFVRKTSMWPATFGLACCAIEMMSVGGPHYDLARFGMEKFGATPRQADLMIVAGRVSQKMAPVLRQIYDQMPEPKWVIAMGVCASSGGMFNNYAVVQGVDHIVPVDIYLPGCPPRPEMLLDAVLKLHDKVQNTKLGAHRRQEIEEEEARRMRRSLPLIERPEEVTR from the coding sequence ATGGGGCTTGAAGAGAAGCTGCCGAGCGGCGTCATGCTGACGACCGTCGAACAGGTCGCCGGGTTCGTCCGCAAGACCTCGATGTGGCCCGCGACGTTCGGCCTGGCCTGCTGCGCCATCGAGATGATGTCGGTCGGCGGCCCGCACTACGACCTCGCCAGGTTCGGCATGGAGAAGTTCGGGGCGACCCCGCGCCAGGCCGACCTGATGATCGTGGCGGGGCGCGTGAGCCAGAAGATGGCCCCCGTCCTCCGGCAGATCTACGACCAGATGCCCGAACCCAAGTGGGTCATCGCCATGGGCGTCTGCGCCTCCAGCGGCGGCATGTTCAACAACTACGCCGTCGTCCAGGGCGTCGACCACATCGTCCCCGTCGACATCTACCTGCCCGGCTGCCCGCCGCGCCCGGAGATGCTCCTCGACGCCGTGCTCAAGCTGCACGACAAGGTCCAGAACACCAAGCTCGGCGCGCACCGCCGCCAGGAGATCGAGGAAGAGGAGGCGCGCCGGATGCGCCGCTCCCTCCCGCTGATCGAGCGCCCCGAGGAGGTGACGCGATGA
- a CDS encoding DUF4229 domain-containing protein, with translation MRSVLVYTASRLLLFAVALGVLYLLGARDFLALALAFLISGLVSYVLLSQQRDAMSTVVADGLAKMRGMGDRLEEGASKEDAAQRAAAAAATESAEPAADASADTKADDATSATTAADRTH, from the coding sequence GTGCGTAGCGTCCTCGTCTACACCGCGTCCCGGCTCCTCCTCTTCGCGGTCGCGCTCGGTGTGCTGTATCTCCTGGGCGCCCGTGATTTCCTCGCTCTGGCGCTGGCCTTCCTGATCAGCGGACTGGTGAGCTACGTCCTGCTGTCCCAGCAGCGCGACGCCATGTCCACCGTCGTCGCCGACGGCCTCGCCAAGATGCGCGGCATGGGTGACCGCCTCGAAGAGGGCGCGTCCAAGGAAGACGCCGCCCAGCGTGCGGCGGCCGCTGCGGCGACCGAGTCGGCCGAGCCCGCCGCCGACGCGAGCGCCGACACCAAAGCGGACGACGCCACGTCGGCCACCACCGCCGCCGACCGCACCCACTGA
- a CDS encoding NADH-quinone oxidoreductase subunit D codes for MSTNITEDYIDATGGDWDEVIQRAQSSGAERLVVNMGPQHPSTHGVLRLILTLDGETVTDARVGIGYLHTGIEKNTEYRTWTQGTTFVTRMDYLTPLFNEAAYCLAVEKLLDITDRIPERANVIRVLMMELNRMASHFVAMATFGMEIGATTIMTNGFREREMVLDIFELITGLRMNHAYIRPGGVAQDLPPGATGKIRELLAEMPRRITIMRKLLDANPLFLARTRDIAYLDLAGCMALGITGPLVRASGLAWDLRKAKPYCGYENYEFDVPVSDGCDVYARYRVRVAELEQSLRIIEQCLDRLEPGPVMIEDAKIGWPAKLSLGADGLGNSPDHIAHIMGGSMEALIHHFKLVTEGFRVPAGQAYAAVESAKGELGCHAVSDGGTRPYRVHFRDPSFTHLQAVAAMCEGGTVADVIAAVASIDPVMGGVDR; via the coding sequence ATGAGCACCAACATCACCGAGGACTACATCGACGCCACCGGCGGCGACTGGGACGAGGTCATCCAGCGCGCCCAGTCCAGCGGCGCCGAGAGGCTCGTCGTCAACATGGGTCCGCAGCACCCCTCCACCCACGGCGTGCTGCGGCTCATCCTCACCCTGGACGGCGAGACCGTCACCGACGCCCGTGTCGGCATCGGCTACCTGCACACCGGCATCGAGAAGAACACCGAGTACCGGACGTGGACCCAGGGCACCACGTTCGTCACCCGGATGGACTACCTGACGCCGCTGTTCAACGAGGCCGCCTACTGCCTGGCCGTGGAGAAGCTCCTCGACATCACCGACCGCATCCCCGAGCGCGCCAACGTCATCCGCGTGCTGATGATGGAGCTCAACCGGATGGCGTCGCACTTCGTGGCGATGGCGACGTTCGGCATGGAGATCGGCGCCACCACGATCATGACCAACGGCTTCCGCGAGCGGGAGATGGTGCTCGACATCTTCGAGCTCATCACCGGCCTGCGGATGAACCACGCCTACATCCGCCCCGGCGGGGTGGCCCAGGACCTGCCGCCCGGCGCGACCGGCAAGATCCGGGAACTGCTCGCGGAGATGCCCAGGCGCATCACCATCATGCGCAAGCTGCTGGACGCCAACCCGCTGTTCCTCGCCCGCACCCGCGACATCGCCTACCTGGACCTGGCCGGCTGCATGGCGCTGGGTATCACCGGCCCGCTGGTGCGCGCCTCCGGGCTGGCCTGGGACCTGCGCAAGGCCAAGCCCTACTGCGGTTACGAGAACTACGAGTTCGACGTCCCCGTCTCCGACGGCTGCGACGTCTACGCCCGCTACCGGGTCCGCGTCGCCGAACTGGAGCAGAGCCTGCGGATCATCGAGCAGTGCCTCGACCGGCTCGAACCCGGCCCGGTGATGATCGAGGACGCCAAGATCGGCTGGCCGGCCAAGCTCTCGCTGGGCGCCGACGGCCTGGGCAACTCACCCGACCACATCGCGCACATCATGGGCGGCTCCATGGAGGCGCTCATCCACCACTTCAAGCTCGTCACCGAGGGCTTCCGGGTCCCGGCCGGGCAGGCATACGCGGCCGTGGAGAGCGCCAAGGGCGAACTCGGCTGCCACGCGGTCAGCGACGGCGGCACCCGCCCCTACCGCGTGCACTTCCGCGACCCGTCCTTCACCCACCTGCAGGCGGTCGCGGCGATGTGCGAGGGCGGAACCGTGGCCGACGTCATCGCGGCGGTGGCCAGCATCGACCCAGTGATGGGAGGGGTGGACAGGTGA